Sequence from the Mauremys reevesii isolate NIE-2019 linkage group 5, ASM1616193v1, whole genome shotgun sequence genome:
aaaactaacagtaaGAATTTTGTTCAggacattagaagcaggaagcctgccaaacaggcaGTAGAGCTACTAGATGACCAAAGTGTTAAAGGAGCATAAGACCATCGCAGAGAAGCTAACTGAATTCTTTGAATCAGTCTTCTCTGcggaggatgtgaaggagatacCCACATCAGAGCTAGCCTTTCAGGGTAGCAAAACTGAACTACTGTCCCACGTTGATGTGTCCATAGAAGAGGATCTAGAATAaatggataaattaaacagtaatacgtCACCCAGACCAGATGGTTTcacacaagagttctgaaggaacacaaatatgaaattgaagaactactaactgtagtatgtaacctaCTGCTGAAACAAGCCtctataccagatgactggaaggtgGCTAATGTAACGCCGATTTTTAAGAGAGTTCTAGaggtaatcctggcaattacaggccagtgagcctaacatcagtactgggcaaattggtagaaactatagtaaagaacagaattatcagacacatagtcTTGCCTCTTTGGCTGAGAAGAAACTATCAAATTGTGGCTCTCAGCAGGTGGAGTGAATGTCTAATTGGCCTTTGACTCTTTCTTGCCTGTGATGGAGGTTCGCCCCATCACAGCATCGCTTCAAACTTCAGATACTGCTGTTTTGCAACAGTACCATAATTTTTCTGCTATTTTCACATCAGCAAACACACACTCAATATACTCTGTGCAAATTCTTTATTGAAACAGTGATCAATTTACAAGCTAGATCACATTTTTTGCCACTTTAGCGTGAACTGGTTTTTCTCTGTGATTTACGGCTGTAAAAATCTTAGAATTGACAGTTCTTAAAAGCAAAATACAGTAACTATGCTTCTGATCAGCAGAACACATTCATAGGTCTTTTACATTTgttgtaacattaaaaaaaagaaaacttccAGAATTACTGAAATATAACTTGTAATTTAAAGCAAGCATTTTCTTTGCATCTAAGAAAGTTTCAGCAGTCCCACAAAGTATGATCGATACCAAGGAGACCAACACTTTAAATAGTGATTTGTCAGTATATTCTTGGTAACAAGTTTCAAGTCTCTGAATTTACCACTGGGTATTACCGCTTTTCTAAAAAGAGTTATTCTGAATCCGTATGTAGGTAACTTACTTTAGCAAAGCTGGCCAGGAAACCCTGATTATATGTTACAATACTTTCAGTTCTTGACATATAGGGATGACCATGAAGGGTGTAGCTGCATTAAGAACAAAAGATCCCCTTATTTCGTTCTAAAATTGGATTAGTCTGCATGATATGTTTAGAACATAATTTTGTCTGAACAGGGACTTTCCGCATTTTGAGTGTTGTATGGTGCCAAACACACGGAtgcttaacaaataataatagtgtAAAAAGGTGTGCCTAGGCCAAATTATAGGTAATTTATCACTCCTATTCCCTTTAAGTGCTTAAGATGTGTGATGAAACTATCCTGGATATAAATTAAAGTTATGTAATAATGTAAATACTAGAAATATAATTATGGTCCATCAAAACATTTATACTAGCTATTTCCAAATGTTATTCTTTCATCATATTATGAAACACAGTTCATTTTAGATAGATTATGATTAAACTGGCTaggaggaagaggtggaatgAGATCTTCAGCCCTTGTTTGCCACATCACTACTGCAAAAATGAGTGCTTAAAAGCATTTACTAAACATTATGCTTATAGGTGTAACACAATAGATCCAAAAAGATACTGAAGATTACTCAACCTATatgaaaacagagagaaaatatttaaaacagaaCTATTACAAACCTACATTTCCCCCAACCAAGTAACACATTAACTGTGACCAAACTATTAGATGCCCCCAAAAGTTACATTTACCTTTCAAACATTTTTATGGGTGCGTAGGGAAAGGAAGCCTTCAGATTACATTGATTGAACCAGCATCATCTGTGAACTTTAAGGTTtaattgggtgaaatcctagctccagtgtcaaaactcctattgacgtAAACGTAAATTCACTTATCTGAGCATCAGATCCAAGCAATTTAGCTAAGAATTGGTTCACTGTGCACTTTAAAGCCTGCGCTTCATTATTCACTTTGCATGGTCGAGCCCTTTGAAAAATACGTTAAATTTCCTTGAAGTAtagattttattttgaaattttgctGGAGACCATGGGGTTATTTGGCCTCATACTATTATTGTAATTTATATTGCAGGAGCGCATAGGGGCCTTAATCAGGATCAGAACAccactgtgctagacactgtgGCCTGGATCCTCAAGGGATGTAGGCATCACAATGCCAAACATTCAGGTGCCTAAAAAAATCACTGGAATCCACAAAGCATGAATCAGGGCCttggctccctatacaatgcacgGGGGATATAGGTGcttaagaatgggatccacaaaagccagcatgctaggtgtgAGCTTCCtgaactagccaatgggagatataCCCATTAGAGGGGTGTACCTTAGATGTTGAACTTCATGAAGGGGCATGGCTTAAGCCTGGACtggagggaggcacctatctcaGCTCGCAATCCACAACTGGGAACTTCTGTCTTGGAGGCAGGtagcttaggtgcctaacctgTTTCTTTCAAAAATGTCTGTCTGCTGCCTAGCTCCAGACAGAACAACTGGAGGAGGAGACCTCCATCATAACCCATAGGCCAGCAGTGGTTAGGGTAAGATGTGGGAGACCAGGGTCAATTCCCACTGCTCCCTGagaaggagaagggatttgaatagggGTCTCCTACTTCTGTCATGAATGCCCTGATAACTAGGCTATAGAGTCAGTTCCTCCCCCAGTGGCCTAATTAATATTTAATACGAAGTGGAAAGCTTCACCAAGAGATTGAGACTCATATTGGAATAGCCCATAGCCCACTGAGATGGGTAACCTCTGTTCAAACCCCTTTTTCTCATCAGACACAGGGGGGAACTGAAATGGAATAGGCATTGCTCTTCCCATTGCCACCTGGTTTGAGGATTGCACTAGGGCTTAGGAGTGAGATGGGTGTCTGGATGCCTGCTAGAGCAGCAGTgtacatgcccagaggcagaaacttaggcctGGTCGACACTGCTGCTTAAGTCAATGTCAGTTACATCGCGCTTCTCGGGGAGGTAGAGTTCTGAAattgacaggagagtgctctgccatcaaCTCATCACGTATTCACCAGATCCGCTAAACTGATGcagctgcattgattgcagcagtgccGATTTAGCATGCGGTATACACAAGCCCTCAGGCTCTTAAGGAACTTTTAAATTAGgactttaggtgcctacaggcaaggtggattgatttaaatcaaagtgatttaaatcaccaattttaatcatgGTTTAAATCaccaagcaggaaaccttgaattaaataattaatgtaaatcgtgttttgcatttgtacttttcaaTTATTTTCCAAAAGAAAAGTTGATTCTCGTTAGTTAGTACTATTAAAACATGTTATTTTCAACTAAATATAATCTTTGGTGCTTCTTTTTACTAACCAGTAGGATGTAATATatctatacatatttatttaaataagtatatagcttaatttacatttattcagattcttaatttttaaatattttatcatgttagaaaatggtgaatgatgcatctCTTATTTACCAGATTATTTATTTTTACGTGTGATGTTATCAAGCTCTTTTTAGATGGAAATTCTAATTTAATTAAAAGTGCACTGAAACAgctttttaacttttttattaaataaaactactttaAGAGTGCTGAATACACaagaaaaaagtttatcaaaaatgttttgcatttaaaactgatttattaaacaaaggaaatattaacTGTAGTtaatgaattgaactgattgtttctagTCACCGTGCCCTTtgagattttagaactagtagatctcattctctcacacctagtttttattaTTCAAGTAGGAGAGGgtaaacaagctttcctgctttttcaactcccaattagCTTCTTAGCTTTGAATGAACTTGTCACTGAATTTAAGtagctgaataaactgaaatgaggaaaatattctctctgcacttgcagaagaggctactgctgtcagaAGCTGGTTTAGTatttcaacaaactctggttccagtaACTTCCACCAGTTCATGGGTACGGTTTTCTTGAAAACTTGGCAGCAAGTTTTAATAGCGTATAATAATTTTAGCCTTCAACATAGGTTGTCactttcaaatgtatttttaaataggtttagttttaaaaaataaatctgaatttaatttaaatacaaaatatctaatttaaataagtttgatttttttttggtttcaaaATATTGATTTGTTTTATCTCTTTGCCtccagggttaggtggcagctcAGAGGGGATTTTGTAGATGGCAGTGGTGCTTAAAACTGGGGGTTTAGGAACCTAATCCCCATTGTGGCACCCATATGAACTCAAGAGATGACAAAACCGCAGTCCAGAGTTGCTCACAAACTAGAGGAGTAATCTCTTCCTAAATTTATAGCATTCTGCTATGAAGAACAGTGTGGCTCTTCCTGAGAAAATTACTTTCACTGAGCAACAGGCAAGTCACTTTATAGTATGAAACTATACTTTTTGCTAAACATTAAACAATTAGGAATATCAATATGTCtctttaatataaataattaagacAAATTAAAAGAACTCAGTGCACACTTCCACCCTTGCTTTATGTAAAATCTTCTTTTTGTTAACCAAGAGCAAATAATTGATTAAAACAAAAAGGATAAGaacataaaacaaaaatgtaCTTCAGACGAAGAGCTTACAGTGTGTTTCACTTGGTGAGCACTTTCACTCTCAACAGGTCATGATAAACATCTTTCTAACACATTCCTGTCTCTTCTTCTGCACAGTATTTGTTTCATGTAACTACAATTAGTGATACATTTTGGGCCAAATTTTAAAGAGGCCTTGCCCCGGCATATTTCTGTTTGTGGAAGTGCATATTTAGATGTCGAATTACCTGACTACTGGATGCAGTCAAATAGCTAGGCATCTAAATGGCTACAACTTGCACATACAGTTGATAGCACcctaaaaaaaaattagtccAGTTGAGCCTCTTATTTTTTGTTTCATACCCATTGGTCATAAAAATGTAAGGAAAGGGACATTTACCATATTTTACAGGTGAGGGCAGGTGCATATCTTAGCTACTTCAGTGTATCTCAGTGGATTGTAACTGAACTGGGTCCTGAGGATACTCAGCACTCCATTCAGGGCCACCACCACCATTGTTATCCATTTCTGATGGCTGCAATTTCATCTTTGGTTCAAATTTGACCTTGTTTGCCCCCAACTATTTATGCGGTGAACACATCTGATCTCCTCCAAGCCAAACATCAGCACTGCTCAAATTATACTAGCTGTGACAGCTGTTGGGAAATGTCTGGATGGCCTGCGCTCACCAATTTCTCAGCGGTCTAAATGAATTCTCTCTCCACAACACTCTGGAGTAAGAGACTCCAGGTTATTTCTAACACTTGATCTAATGCATGGTAGCCCTTCTCCAAAGTGAACAGACCATGGTCTGCTCAGCAGTTCCAAGTGAAATGTGTATCAGATGATTAAATAGCATACTGTTCATCATGCACAAATTCTATCTTGTAAGTGATCTCTTTCCATGCTCATCTGGTAGTGCATATTATTACAGTACTTCTGAAATAGACActatcccccttccctcccccatccctgcagtCCATTAATATCCGAGCATAACTCCATGATCCTAATattatagaattgtaggactggaagagaccttaagAGGTCTACTAGTCCAATCCCCAGCCAAGGAAGGACTAAGTCTTCTCTAGACCATCCTGGACAGGTGTTTggctaacctgctcttaaaaatctccaatgacagacaTATGCCCCACTGGCCATGATTATGAAAGCTATATACAGATGGAGTCACATTTGCTCAGATGTCAGTGAACCTCCTCACCCCAGAAAATCTAAATTTGatgaggattttttaaaatagcagatCAATTGTACTATCATAATACAGTTTGTGATCATTGTCCATTTTTATGCACTGAGGTGACCATTATGACTTAATAGCAAGTATTTGACTAATTTTTTGACTCATTGCCGGATTAAAAAGATTATGATTATGGATGCACTTGTTTTTGTTCATCAGGAAATTGCATTGCAGAAAAAGGAAATCCTGATAAACAAGGATATTTTACCACTTCAGCCTCATCTGCAACAAAATACTGGAGTGTACAATACTTTTACTGAATCCACACTCCTGACAGGTTTTATAAAGTCACCTGGTTCCATTTACTTCTACCATGTAAGCAAAACAAGACAATAAATTTTGGACACCCATAGTCCTTCTCGATATAGACTTCTGGTAAAGTCAACAGATGgttaaatatatgaaaaaaatcTACTCCATGTTTGTACTGTAGCCTTCTGGCAGAAATAAAGTGCTTTCTCTTCTGTAGAAAAAAATACACTGTATATCATCTGTGTGAATGAACACTTATTGGCTTCTTCAGTCTAAGGGGTAGGGAAACCTATTTCCCCACTGTCTAAACATAAATAAAATGGTCTCAAATGAAAAAGACACATTTAACCTTCTTTAATAGCCCTCTAATTCACAATGCAGCTTGGCAAAGATGCTTGGTAAATAGGATCTAACTAGGATTTTGTTTGGCTAATGAAATCCTGCCTCCTGGGCAATGTTTCAAATTCATGGGAACAGTTACACAAAAATGCAGCAGATGGAAGAGAGGAAGCGGAAGGAGAAAAATGAAGAACAGTTTTATGTTTAGTAAATCTAAGTGTCTTTAACACTACAAATGACTTCCAGGAGGTCACTGAAGTTGACAACAACCTAGAAATTGCTGAGGTAAATGTTTCTGAAAAAAACTCCTAAACCAAAAAGAGCAATTAGTATTAATATAATAGTAATTACTCTGTCATACATCATAGTAAAATTAACTCAAAGAAGAAAATATCAAATAATCGACATGCATGCTTTTGCTATGATAATCTCCAGGTAAGGCTTAGTGGCAAGTACAATATCTATTTTTAAAGGAGCTCCAACTGATTTTCTTGCTATGCATAGATTCACAGAGTAATTATCACACATGGCTTTCATAAATAAAACATGTATTTTTGTCAGTTGCCAATGCTATATCATTGGAGTTTAGTTCAGTAGAAGGATCAGGAATTGGGTCAGTAGGAGATGCTGGTGTTTGAGGAATCTCTTCTTCCTTAATTTCTAATTGCACACTGTCTTGTGACTGGTCATCTATACAGTCCTTTTTGGACAGCTGATGAACTGACACTTTTATCGCAATCTGCTGTGGTGATTCATGCAGTGATGATGCCTCAGAGTCAGCTGTGGGAGAGTCGCTGCGCTTTAGTGCATTAGGAATCATAAACATATCATCTCCATCAGTAGTCTCCTGGCCTTCTGCTGCTTGCCGTACAAAATTCTGTCCCTGTTCTTCCAAGCCAACCACCTCCATGATTTCTTCCATTATAGTCCTGCAGTTCATGATGAGAGGTGGCAGAGGAACACTTCGGGCAAGTTCCTCAATGTAGCGAGCAAATTCCATGGTCTTGAACTGGGTTACTTTGGCAAGCTCAAGAGTTTTGGCTGAGGTGATGATTGGGATACGCTTAGCAATCTCAAAGGCTTTTTGTAGTTTCTCTGCTCCTTCTGTTCTGAAAAACTCGTTGATTGCTTTCTCCGTTTTCTTCAGATGGCTGCTCATCATACACAGCCTGGTAATGTTCAAGATCATAACAATGGTAAAAGCTACGAGGCAGACAATCATGTAATAGATCCCCATATCTCCGGAGGTAAAGACGACCCTCAGAGTCACAGTATTATTCACAGTGCCATACATGTTAGAAGCAACACAAGTGTATTTACCTCTATCATCAAAAGACACGCTGGTAATGTTCAGTAGCCCACTGTCAAGAAACCACCATTTTCCTGCAGGAAAGATATAGAAGAATTCAGTCCAAAACATTTGTTTACATGGTCAGTATCACATTTTAATCATCAGTTTTGTCATACTGGCTCCAGAATTTAGAAAAATGGCAATAACGTAGACTATACTGGAGTGAATCACTTGTCACAAAAACATGTCTGCTTTTAGGATCCCACCACAATACAATTTCAGCTACTGTGAAGGTCACTGATTATACTCAGGTCgcattttttaaatgtctcacTATCCACAATAAACTGTATTGTATATCTATCATAGTCAAACAAGTTAAAAACCTAATTACCTACTGTGGACAGCATCCCAAACTCATGCTGTACTTCATAAAATGCTGAATTTTAATGAATAATAGAAGTTTGAGATAGAAGACCTGATAAGTCACGTAGTCCATTGTTGAATCCAATGAAGATTGTAAATTTTCTTGTGTTTTGTTATAGTATCTCCTATCATCTTGTTACTGTTAACTTTACATCACACCCAAAAGTATGCTAGGGATCTTACAGTGCAGAAAAAATAtgcaaggagcttacagtctaatctGAAACATGACTTGACAAAGGGAGCGACAAGACAGCAGGGGTATGATGACAGAGGAAAGAGCAGGGCCACACCAATAAGATCAGGCTGTTGCTCAATAAAATCTTGTGGACAtgttggtggatttttttttatctgaagAAGCTTATTGGGAGCAATCTTTACTGATTTATGCAATGTTATTGATACATTTGATCATTACATTCTACTGCAAGAGTTAGAAGTGCAAATTTTTCATGCTTTGACAATAGCATGGCTGACTGATGATCATCAAATTGAGCTCAAATCTGAATCTGCTCCCATTTCTGCCCGTCCTAATATTATAAGGATATTGACTTagctcctcttcccttcccaccGCCCAAATAAATAGCTAGGTTTCATCTTTAAGTGACAAACACCACTATTTAGATACTAGGGAGATATGTATGCCCTATTCAGTTGGTTTGTAGTGTGGGTTTGATAAATTGCAAGACTGGCTTAAAAGATGATGTTCACCATGGGTGTGGAGGGCTGGTCCTGCATCATGTAAATTCCAGAGTATGGACAGAGAGTAGAGCACAAATGGACAGTGTAGCTTTACTAATTCTGGATGTTTCTGTGTCTCCCTGAATACCACACAGTGGATTTCCATGCTGATTCTCTGTACAACAGCACAAGGTGGCTAAAGGCAGGGGCACAGAATCTGCAATTACAGAGAGAAAGTGGCACAGTCACAATAGCTGTGGCAATGCCTGCACTGGCAACCTCACCTCTTGATGTgggttgtatgtatttgattctctCCCCCTCCGATTTCATCTTCTCTCTCCCCGgagagttgtttgtttgtttaaaagcttCTTTTAGTTCTTGGATTCGTAGTCTTATGCTACAGAAGCATATTATGTGCCATTTGAAATTAATCAGACAAGCCAGCTTCAATTTGGAATATTAGTGGCTATCCTCTTTTTGAAAATTATTCTAACTCAAAATATGGCTCATCCTAAAGGTTTCATAGTTTGCACATCTATCCTCAGTGAAAATCTATGCTTACGCCAACTTAACTTTTTTGGAGTTCCTAATTATTTTTCCACCAACATTATTAGTTCTGCACTCTTATTCTTATGGAGTTTGCAATGTCTGAAAACTCCCAATACTAATCAAAATGTGTAATGATGAGCAGGTGGGTAAGTCTTTGCAGTATCAGGACCTCACCCTCCAAACATTGTAAGGTAGTCAGAATTTTCCATGTCTACAGGTGTCACTTTGTACATAACATCATGGAATGAAGAAGTTGTAGACATGCAGTGTACTAAGCcacagtataaataataaaatacgcTATGGCAGATTAAAATAatagggaaacaaaacaaaaatgttaaagtACAGTTATGTTCATAGCGACTGTATATGTAAATTCTCTAGTACAATAGAAAGTTAGTTATCAGTAATAAGAAGTGTGAAACTTTGTAGTTGTACTTTTTAGATTAATTTAGTATTCTAACAATATTATAATAAAAGTATAATTAGTTAAATAATCTTAACTATGGtctgattctgccacctttatttACATTGAGTACCTTACTCTGTAAGTAGCCCAGCTGATTACAAGGAGACAACTtacagagtaaggtactactcaacatgagtaagggtgtcAGAACTGAGCCCTAAAGTTTTTTTGTCTAACCATATAAAATATTTTAGGCTGGGGTGTGGAATTCTCTATACTATTATATCCAAAAAtcactacattaaaagaatgctaAGATTGTGAAGTCAGGCAAGAATAGATGGTATTATTATCCCATTTTGAAgcttggggaactgaggtactGTTGAAAAAAGGCAGCATGTggccatgtaattaaagactgtatcataatgcatacacattaCACATTAAGTTTGCACAGGCaattttaattctggcatttcctaacttttaagtgtctggctttgcaaccttaacattctttgaACACAgggttttgagggtttttttttttgtttttttgttttgtttttgcatgtGTCTCATTTCCTaagtttttaaaagcaaatttctAAAACAGAAATTCCCTCAAGTGGCATTATACTGACCCCCATATAGACTGACTCATTATACTGCttggtcatcagcagggttgaaaCCAGTAGATCTgccacacagacctctgccacttgaactaACGGAGCCTCTGTAGGTTTTCAGTCTCTATATGTGCTAGCACTAAAGGGTGATGGGACACAAACTCTGCCAGTGGATTGTTGCTGACAGCAAAGGAAAGGTCAGATGCAGTAATTGCGAAATGGTGAGGAATGGTGACTTGTTCTGGAGGGCAGTGTGTAGTAGTGGTCACAGACACATCGAGCCATTCCCCATAAGCTTGATTCCTTCTATCCTGTCTCCTCTAATCTGTCCATGTCTCAGTCCTGTCTCTTTCCCACCCTGGGATCCTtatcccagtcccattctctcACCCTGCCAGTCCGAATCTCTGCTCTTTAGGCTTCTAATCCCAAGTCTGTCTCCTTACCCAGCCACTTCCAGTTCTCCCCCCATATCCTGGCTCCGCAACACATCTGTTTCTCTTCCCCTCCAGCCCAACTCCCCCGCTCATACCCAGTCACAGTCTACTTGCTCAGCCAGTCCCCATCTACCCCCTATTCCTAATGTGATCCCAGtttccccctccctggctcctAAGCTTCTTGGCTCCCAGTCTCCTTGGCACCCAATCTCCTTGCCTATCCCAACtcccattttcttttttcctctaccccctcccctccccttaccAGCTTCTAAGCACTTCCCCCCAACACTCTCCAAGCTCCTTGTCACAATCTATTTCCACCACCACCTCAGCCCCTTATCCAGGTCTTGTCCTCTGTACATTTGAATCAGGCAACTTCCTTCTCTTGGACATCTTGAGGATCACTGAGAGCCTAGGAGAGACAGTCTCGCTTGCAGTTCCAATGCCTGGTCCTGGTCCTACCCATAGCAACACAGAgttgcaattgcagggaaagtcaaCTGTGAGCTAGAGCATGTCCAATGAGAACACAATCTTTGGGAGAATTTAGCTCCGAAGTGCTAGCAAGTCTCTACCAAGCATGTGTGAACTGCAATGTTTTTTTTCAATAGCTTAGAATGAGGCAAATTTAACATGGACAAGACAACGCATCTTTCTTTAACCTCATCCTTGGAAACAGCCAAACtggttttactgattttttttaaaaagaaaatttcagTCTGAGGCAGagacccagcatggaaaatttcagcccaaatggtaatagtttggcaaagttataagcaactaaaaatagggtcttataaaaggaagtgtcaggcaaccttcaTAATAGGTGGCATGACCAGCCCCACTTATAATATAGTGTAATATATAAAGCATTGGTATTGCTAAACCTCTTCTTAATCAATAGGAACTTTATTCATTGTAAAATCACAAAATGGCTTGCTGATGTATTCCTGCTGCAGCTGTTACAAATGACATAATGGCATTTAGACTGTGACTCAGTGTCTGGTTTTGTGCCAAAAGATTCTGGCAGAAAGCACAAGCCTGCTGAGAAACAGACTATTCTGGGTGTAGAGAAGGTACTAGTGTTGGCTCACAGGTTTTTGCTGCCGTCGACAAACTGGAAAATTATGCAACCTTTAAAGTTCTCAGTTGGGCATACAAAGCAACAGTGCAGAGAGCCTACACGTGGCCCTATGTACCACTTAAGTCTCATATTTAAAGGCTTAAATGGGTCTTAAGTGGTGCACAGGGTCCTGCATGAATTCTCTGCATTGGCTGAGTTATACCCACAGGGAACATTCCTTTTGCTTCCTTAGGCAACCACTTGTTTTAACCTTGGGAAGTACTAATAGCAGTTAAGCCAAATCATGTGGATTCCAAGCACAAATTGTCCATAACACAATATTTTTCAGTTGTTTATTATTTTCGCCCCTTTCATTGCCCACACTGTTGTGTAGAGCTTTTCCTGTTGCATGAGAACAATTCAGCACTACATTTTAAATATAGTAATACACACACTAGGGAAAAAGCTTGTGCTAGGAAACACCCATTATAGGAGATGGTATGTTTCCTCCTGGACAAACAACTTGTAATACTGGAAATTTAAGCTGAAGTGATATAATGCCTTAATATCCCTGC
This genomic interval carries:
- the MFAP3L gene encoding microfibrillar-associated protein 3-like; the encoded protein is MNMLNSHHFLNFLHTTRLFILLAALTAAEDVTSSTLNHTDMNLGSVPVIISIVDHITVKEGNSALIDCNVQGNPAPRYKWYNSNGCLLKEEENSGKWWFLDSGLLNITSVSFDDRGKYTCVASNMYGTVNNTVTLRVVFTSGDMGIYYMIVCLVAFTIVMILNITRLCMMSSHLKKTEKAINEFFRTEGAEKLQKAFEIAKRIPIITSAKTLELAKVTQFKTMEFARYIEELARSVPLPPLIMNCRTIMEEIMEVVGLEEQGQNFVRQAAEGQETTDGDDMFMIPNALKRSDSPTADSEASSLHESPQQIAIKVSVHQLSKKDCIDDQSQDSVQLEIKEEEIPQTPASPTDPIPDPSTELNSNDIALATDKNTCFIYESHV